From Toxorhynchites rutilus septentrionalis strain SRP chromosome 2, ASM2978413v1, whole genome shotgun sequence, a single genomic window includes:
- the LOC129766921 gene encoding uncharacterized protein LOC129766921: protein MSGDRTSIIRDDNSVVPTSGGDIKKQWSQVLDVIIGHIATDCVINGNIPYLKVFLNFWVFQFDLTRDAINDETEALKLKMFPCPMPKHWFCQNEIPTYLIRSFFAPDPRIDSCDAKWAREAAPAPGGIC from the exons atgtccggtgaccggacaagcattatacGCGATGACAATAGTGTTGTgccgacgtctggtggagacatca aGAAGCAATGGTCGCAGGTGCTCGATGTCATCATTGGGCATATTGCCACGGACTGTGTTATTAACG GCAACATCCCTTATTTGAAAGTATTCCTGAATTTCTGGGTATTCCAGTTTGACCTGACCCGGGACGCGATCAACGACGAGACCGAGGCACTCAAGCTCAAAATGTTCCCATGTCCGATGCCAAAGCATTGGTTCTGTCAGAACGAAATTCCAACTTATCtgattcggtcattctttgccccGGATCCGCGAATTGATAGCTGTGATGCGAAATGGGCTCGAGAAGCTGCCCCTGCCCCAGGAGGCATATGTTGA
- the LOC129771854 gene encoding uncharacterized protein LOC129771854 yields MIGRSVTGILVVLGPLLVAGALGFTEPPSTLETAEFMQEVRKDCYNSTGDDNAFHELVTVLNSETPRCFMHYVNMSFLQSSVDSLSAQEQSKMMEQICNQIENSLTCIDPLVEKVKLCVSDEDDLQIIQKIVDTAPEALKMICNDSGSMLLKLREPLSKSCALELAPAIDECMDVISNSTMMTDLKDYTITECNEIYTMRDCIIARIRECGALTYLELFSLFYKSLLSLTPCK; encoded by the exons ATGATCGGACGAAGTGTTACTGGGATCCTCGTTGTTCTAGGGCCGCTGCTGGTGGCTG GAGCTTTGGGATTCACCGAGCCTCCCTCAACGCTGGAAACGGCAGAGTTTATGCAGGAAGTCAGGAAGGATTGCTACAACAGTACCGGGGATGACAATGCGTTCCACGAGCTGGTGACCGTGCTGAACAGCGAGACTCCTCGCTGCTTTATGCACTACGTCAACATGAGTTTCCTCCAGAGCTCGGTGGATAGTTTGAGCGCACAGGAGCAGTCCAAGATGATGGAGCA AATTTGCAACCAAATCGAAAATTCACTAACCTGTATTGATCCGTTGGTAGAAAAGGTTAAACTATGCGTGAGCGACGAAGATGATCTGCAGATTATACAAAAAATTGTGGACACCGCACCGGAAGCGCTGAAAATGATCTGCAACGATAGCGGTTCGATGTTACTGA AACTGAGAGAACCCTTGTCCAAATCCTGCGCCTTGGAGCTTGCTCCCGCCATCGACGAGTGTATGGATGTGATATCCAACAGCACCATGATGACGGATCTGAAGGATTACACGATTACTGAGTGCAA cgaaATTTATACCATGCGGGATTGCATAATCGCGAGAATCCGAGAGTGTGGAGCTTTGACTTATTTGGAATTGTTCAGTCTATTTTACAAGAGCTTGCTGTCGTTGACACCGTGCAAATAA